A single Phragmites australis chromosome 4, lpPhrAust1.1, whole genome shotgun sequence DNA region contains:
- the LOC133917072 gene encoding uncharacterized protein LOC133917072 has translation MARQQLKGRSRLAAAADAASWCFALSLVALLLVCSLGAGGTEQQPRGGVVVRGAALSARPCDEIYVVVEGETLHSISDKCGDPYILEQNPHVHDPDDVFPGLVIKITPSKPR, from the coding sequence ATGGCGAGGCAGCAGCTGAAGGGGCGGTCGaggttggcggcggcggcggacgcggCGTCATGGTGCTTCGCGCTGTCGCTCGTGGCGCTGCTGCTGGTGTGCTCGCTCGGCGCCGGCGGGACGGAGCAGCAGCCGCGGGGCGGGGTGGTGGTGCGTGGCGCGGCGCTGTCGGCGCGGCCGTGCGACGAGATATACGTGGTGGTGGAGGGCGAGACGCTGCACAGCATCAGCGACAAGTGCGGCGACCCCTACATCCTGGAGCAGAACCCTCACGTCCACGACCCCGACGACGTCTTCCCCGGCCTGGTCATCAAGATCACGCCATCCAAGCCCAGGTAG